One Mercurialis annua linkage group LG3, ddMerAnnu1.2, whole genome shotgun sequence DNA window includes the following coding sequences:
- the LOC126671523 gene encoding secreted RxLR effector protein 161-like, translated as MAKIPYASAIGSLMYAMLCTRPDIAYAVSLTSRYQSNPGSEHWMTVKNIFKYLRRTKDMVLTYGGSDLKIDGFTDSDFQSDIDDRKSISGFVFTCNGGAVSWKSSKQETTADSTTEAEYIAASDAAKEAVWIKKFVSELGVVPTIESAVPLFCDNNGAIAQAKEPRSHQKSKHIERRYHIIREIVGKGDVSLQKIASAENTADPLTKPMTQSQLDLHLEKMGLRYSSQWH; from the coding sequence atggcaaagataccatatgcttcggcaattggtagtcttatgtacgctatgttgtgtacgcggccagatattgcctatgcagttagtttgactagcagatatcaatccaatccaggttcagaacactggatgacagttaagaatatctttaagtacttgagaagaactaaagatatggtcttaacatatggaggaAGTGATCTTAAAATAGAtggctttacagattctgattttcaatcagatatagacgatcgtaagtctatatctggattcgtattcacatgtaatggaggagcagttagttggaagagttccaaacaagaaaccactgcagattccactacagaagccgagtatattgcggcatcagatgctgcaaaggaagctgtttggattaagaagtttgtttctgaacttggtgtggttcctaccattgagtcggcggttcctcttttctgcgacaacaatggtgctatagcccaggcaaaggaaccccggtctcaccaaaaatccaaacacatagaaaggcgatatcatattatccgagaaattgttggaaaaggagatgtgtctctccaaaagatagcatcagccgaaaacacggctgacccactgacaaagcccatgacccagagtcaattagatttacatcttgagaagatggggcttagatatagtagccaatggcactag